In one uncultured Methanoregula sp. genomic region, the following are encoded:
- a CDS encoding PAS domain S-box protein codes for MYSILYVDDEESLLEIGKLFLEKDGTMAVEILTSAKEALDRIASAPFDAIISDYQMPGMDGIGFLKAVRSGFPDLPFILFTGRGREEVVIQAINNGADFYIQKGGDPRSQFAELAHKVRMAVERRRAEQALQRETSFTQAIFDSVPGILYLYDSDGKLIRWNRNLETITGYSGAELGSRHGLDWFPDPADKQTIRHALDIAKREGQASVEAHLATRSGTRVPFFLTLRRLDIGNRVYYTGIGVDITERHRAEKALHASEEKFRGISERSSDLIYVEDEQGMITYASPSITRILGYTQEEVTGVAGDMFVMDEDQKKVRSGRDVKRQGGSLENFEIRVKRKDGSIAVLDLQAIPVMKDGIFSGLQMIGRDVTGRKKAEKALQESEERYRILSEHSQDGVFMEQDGAVVFCNRAFATITGYAPEELPGKPIIEFIAPEDLPRIMDQYARSMAGEPIPEHMEFALVHADGKTRIYITMSVGMGTCRDRPASTGTIRDVTRDRSQVQALKESEELYHTLSDSLPDYVIVHRGGTILYANRLAAGITGISQEDLAGHSIFEFIAPESRDLVLKKIQQRVEGKTTGWYEVAVQPREGRTSTALVHTTEIPYRGSPAILIVMSDITAHKQMEATLRESEERFRILTEHSQDTIMLFDRELRHLYVNPVVVKGLGIPHTEFIGKTHREMGFPEHLVRLWEDSIRKVLDSNVPVEVEFQIPGGIWVDWQLVPVHGPDGSVDQVLASARVITKLKLVEETLRRASRQVNLLNAITRHDILNQITVILAYLSLAEKKSPGAEMEGFLRKLKSAAETIRDQIEFTRIYEDIGSQEPQWQEVSATIVQHPVPDGITPVADLLPVEVFADPMLGKVFFALLDNAARHGVSVSTIRVSGQEVPDGYMIRVEDNGTGIADTEKKKIFERGYGKNTGLGLFLVREILAITGITIRETGKAGTGACFEITVPKGAYRFPDRAA; via the coding sequence ATGTACTCCATCCTGTACGTGGACGATGAAGAGAGCCTGCTTGAGATCGGAAAGCTCTTCCTTGAAAAGGATGGCACGATGGCCGTCGAGATCCTCACGTCGGCCAAAGAGGCGCTGGACCGGATAGCATCCGCCCCGTTCGATGCAATCATCTCGGATTACCAGATGCCGGGCATGGATGGTATCGGGTTCCTGAAAGCAGTCCGATCGGGCTTTCCTGACCTCCCGTTCATCCTCTTCACCGGCCGGGGCCGCGAGGAAGTGGTAATCCAGGCCATCAACAACGGCGCTGATTTCTATATCCAGAAAGGCGGGGACCCCCGATCCCAGTTCGCCGAGCTTGCCCACAAGGTGAGGATGGCAGTCGAGCGCCGGCGGGCAGAACAGGCGTTGCAGCGCGAGACCAGCTTCACCCAGGCCATTTTCGACAGCGTTCCCGGTATCCTGTATCTCTATGACAGCGACGGGAAGCTGATCCGTTGGAACAGGAATCTCGAGACCATTACCGGGTATTCCGGTGCAGAACTCGGGAGCCGTCATGGTCTCGACTGGTTCCCGGATCCCGCCGACAAGCAGACCATCCGGCATGCACTAGATATTGCGAAGCGGGAAGGGCAGGCATCCGTGGAGGCACATCTCGCCACCCGATCCGGAACGCGTGTTCCCTTCTTCCTGACACTGCGGCGGCTGGATATCGGGAACCGGGTCTATTATACCGGCATCGGCGTCGATATCACCGAACGGCACAGGGCAGAGAAGGCGCTCCACGCAAGCGAGGAGAAGTTCCGGGGGATCTCCGAGCGGAGTTCCGACCTGATCTATGTGGAAGATGAACAGGGCATGATCACGTATGCCTCCCCATCCATTACACGGATCCTTGGATACACCCAGGAGGAAGTGACCGGTGTGGCCGGCGACATGTTCGTCATGGATGAGGACCAGAAAAAGGTACGGTCCGGCAGGGATGTCAAGCGACAGGGAGGCTCGTTAGAGAACTTCGAAATCCGGGTAAAGAGGAAGGACGGATCCATTGCCGTCCTCGACCTGCAGGCAATCCCTGTTATGAAGGACGGGATATTCTCCGGCCTGCAGATGATCGGCCGGGACGTGACCGGACGAAAGAAGGCTGAGAAGGCTCTGCAGGAGAGCGAGGAGCGTTACCGCATTTTAAGCGAGCACAGCCAGGACGGGGTGTTCATGGAACAGGACGGTGCAGTCGTGTTCTGCAACCGGGCATTTGCCACGATAACCGGGTATGCGCCGGAAGAGCTCCCGGGAAAACCCATCATCGAGTTTATTGCACCGGAAGACCTCCCCCGCATCATGGACCAGTATGCCCGCTCTATGGCAGGAGAACCGATTCCCGAACACATGGAATTTGCCCTGGTCCATGCTGACGGCAAAACCCGGATATATATCACCATGTCGGTAGGTATGGGCACCTGCCGTGATCGCCCGGCAAGCACCGGGACCATTCGCGATGTCACCCGCGATCGCAGCCAGGTGCAGGCATTAAAAGAAAGCGAGGAGCTCTACCACACTCTCTCAGACAGCCTACCGGACTACGTGATCGTTCACCGGGGAGGAACGATCCTCTATGCCAACCGCCTTGCGGCCGGTATTACCGGCATCTCGCAGGAAGACCTTGCCGGCCACTCGATCTTCGAGTTCATCGCCCCGGAGAGCAGGGATCTTGTTCTTAAAAAGATACAGCAGCGGGTTGAGGGAAAAACAACAGGGTGGTACGAGGTGGCTGTACAGCCCCGTGAGGGCAGGACCTCGACAGCCCTCGTCCACACAACGGAGATCCCGTACCGGGGATCACCCGCTATCCTCATCGTGATGAGCGATATCACCGCTCACAAGCAGATGGAAGCCACATTACGGGAGAGCGAGGAGCGGTTCCGCATTCTGACCGAGCACTCTCAGGACACTATCATGCTCTTTGACCGGGAGTTGCGGCACCTGTATGTCAATCCCGTTGTAGTGAAAGGGCTGGGCATTCCGCACACGGAGTTTATCGGGAAGACCCACCGGGAGATGGGGTTCCCCGAACACCTTGTCCGGCTCTGGGAAGACTCCATCCGGAAGGTTCTTGATTCCAATGTTCCCGTGGAGGTCGAGTTCCAGATCCCCGGTGGCATATGGGTAGACTGGCAGCTTGTTCCCGTCCACGGGCCAGACGGTTCTGTTGACCAGGTCCTTGCATCGGCCCGGGTGATCACGAAACTGAAGCTCGTTGAGGAGACACTCCGGAGGGCCAGCCGCCAGGTCAACCTGCTCAACGCAATCACGCGGCACGATATTCTCAACCAGATCACCGTGATCCTGGCGTACCTGAGCCTTGCAGAGAAGAAATCACCCGGCGCCGAGATGGAGGGATTCCTCCGGAAGCTTAAGTCCGCAGCGGAAACAATCCGGGACCAGATCGAGTTTACCCGGATTTACGAGGATATCGGTTCCCAGGAACCGCAGTGGCAGGAAGTGTCCGCAACGATTGTACAACACCCGGTACCCGATGGGATAACTCCCGTGGCAGACCTGCTCCCGGTAGAAGTCTTCGCAGATCCGATGCTCGGCAAGGTCTTTTTCGCCCTGCTCGACAATGCTGCACGGCATGGCGTATCCGTGAGCACGATCCGGGTCTCCGGGCAGGAAGTCCCGGACGGGTACATGATCAGGGTTGAGGACAACGGTACCGGCATTGCTGATACCGAGAAGAAGAAGATCTTCGAACGGGGATACGGTAAGAACACGGGCCTTGGACTATTCCTCGTGAGGGAGATCCTCGCGATAACCGGCATCACCATCCGCGAGACCGGAAAAGCCGGCACCGGTGCATGCTTCGAGATCACCGTGCCGAAGGGAGCGTACCGGTTCCCGGACCGGGCAGCATGA